Proteins encoded in a region of the Triticum dicoccoides isolate Atlit2015 ecotype Zavitan chromosome 3A, WEW_v2.0, whole genome shotgun sequence genome:
- the LOC119268205 gene encoding uncharacterized protein LOC119268205 has translation MTTRRWWKRRDGSDDADDLVPMDTQEQEELVRSLEQKQVHQSRRWRLVFAGFLLSYTVFLVYSSFHHAWSPWELRYHAYFMEDLPSPMVIVADWIAALACLFAVKGLLQASNSSKKWMWYSFYVGMAVAIFWTYYLLKLPRIRWDVVWLPLGPLIASALSLYVDHMLMKSMQDISTLRGYMYNFKSL, from the exons ATGACTACGAGGAGATGGTGGAAGCGGCGCGACGGCAGCGACGACGCCGACGATCTCGTCCCCATGGACACCCAAG AGCAGGAGGAGCTGGTCCGTTCCCTGGAGCAGAAGCAGGTGCACCAAAGCCGCCGTTGGAGG CTCGTCTTTGCGGGATTCCTCCTGAGCTACACGGTCTTCCTCGTCTACTCCAGCTTCCACCATGCCTGGTCTCCCTGGGAGCTG CGATACCATGCTTACTTTATGGAAGATTTGCCTTCGCCGATGGTCATTGTTGCAG ATTGGATAGCTGCCCTTGCATGCTTATTCGCAGTTAAGGGGCTACTACAAGCATCCAACTCCTCAAAGAAGTGGATGTGGTATTCATTCTATGTTGGCATGGCGGTTGCCATCTTCTGGACATACTACCTCTTGAA GTTACCAAGGATCCGATGGGATGTAGTGTGGCTCCCGCTTGGCCCTTTGAT TGCTTCTGCATTGAGCCTCTATGTGGACCATATGCTAATGAAGTCGATGCAAGATATCAGCACCTTGAGGGGCTACATGTACAACTTCAAGTCCCTGTGA